In the Ruminococcus sp. OA3 genome, one interval contains:
- a CDS encoding protein kinase yields MEKMVKERYTMLQILTNTDEETVCLAEDCLLNQNVTLTVYRGGNASSKTKLREHAVIQAACSDIPQIIKILDIFEEEQDLYIVSEYVQGSSLRQYLRQYPELLSFEQAWKLLRPVTEAAGVVRKKGQVFHTLDMDSVLVREDGSIKLNTSLIPECPGEGRGQSDEIHTLCAMLYEMTAGNGLSLHQQEALNRGMEAERHRQYSGISELVRALDQEKGIAGKNRKRLFAGIAAGFLLILTLAAVFVGNAVLSSQSRESEVLELAGNYDRGSPRYREFVSFVKEHAVSEEESEDGIVYTLNEESVRKWNRPCNQFRFEMSADTVLKELENCGYELTKIDETEENTVELQTYGAILTRFRRTETYRVMEGVALAVVTDSVNKDLLMLRLYRGDDSQEPLHGAGADLLCILLEDWYLGPEETAEMMAEDEKTALKLNGQSMPGQYAYGVQECRMDFYWGEADRVIRYLFHPNHDFEYYYWP; encoded by the coding sequence ATGGAAAAAATGGTAAAAGAGCGCTATACGATGCTGCAGATACTGACGAATACAGATGAGGAAACAGTCTGTCTGGCGGAAGACTGCCTGTTAAACCAGAACGTAACTCTGACGGTATACCGCGGCGGAAATGCTTCATCTAAAACCAAACTGCGGGAACATGCCGTAATTCAGGCAGCGTGTTCGGATATCCCGCAGATCATTAAGATCCTGGACATCTTTGAGGAGGAGCAGGATCTTTATATCGTATCGGAATACGTACAGGGGAGTTCTTTGCGCCAATACCTGAGGCAGTATCCGGAGCTGCTCAGTTTTGAGCAGGCGTGGAAGCTGCTGCGGCCGGTCACCGAGGCAGCCGGGGTGGTTCGGAAAAAAGGACAGGTGTTTCACACGCTGGATATGGATTCCGTATTGGTGCGTGAAGACGGAAGCATAAAGCTGAATACGTCTTTGATTCCGGAGTGCCCGGGAGAAGGCAGAGGACAGTCAGATGAAATCCACACGCTGTGTGCCATGCTTTATGAGATGACGGCAGGGAATGGGTTATCGCTGCATCAGCAGGAGGCGCTGAACCGGGGAATGGAGGCGGAGCGTCATCGGCAATACAGCGGTATATCGGAGCTGGTCCGCGCACTGGATCAGGAGAAAGGTATCGCGGGAAAAAACAGGAAACGGCTCTTTGCCGGTATCGCGGCGGGGTTCCTCCTGATCCTGACGCTGGCGGCTGTCTTTGTGGGCAATGCCGTCCTCAGCAGCCAAAGCAGAGAATCGGAGGTACTGGAGCTGGCGGGAAATTATGACAGGGGTTCGCCGCGTTATCGGGAATTCGTATCCTTTGTGAAGGAGCATGCGGTCTCGGAGGAAGAGTCTGAGGACGGTATTGTCTATACGCTAAATGAAGAAAGCGTCCGAAAGTGGAACCGGCCCTGCAATCAGTTCCGGTTTGAAATGTCGGCGGACACTGTTTTGAAAGAGCTGGAAAACTGTGGATATGAGCTGACAAAGATCGACGAAACGGAAGAAAACACGGTGGAGCTTCAGACGTATGGGGCAATCCTGACGAGATTTCGGAGAACAGAGACATACCGTGTTATGGAGGGGGTGGCGTTGGCGGTTGTGACCGATTCAGTCAACAAAGATCTGCTGATGCTGAGACTGTACCGGGGAGATGACAGTCAGGAGCCTCTTCACGGGGCAGGGGCGGATCTTCTGTGTATACTTTTGGAGGACTGGTACCTGGGGCCGGAGGAGACCGCCGAAATGATGGCAGAAGATGAGAAAACGGCTTTGAAGCTTAATGGACAATCCATGCCCGGTCAGTATGCATATGGTGTGCAGGAATGCCGCATGGATTTCTACTGGGGTGAAGCCGACAGGGTAATCAGGTATCTTTTTCATCCGAATC